ACAATCAGGCCTGAAGCTCACAACTTATAGTGATGCTGATTGGGGCAAGTGTGCCTATTCCTGTAAGTCCTTAAGTGGTTATTGCATTATGCTAGGACAGTCTTTGATTTCgtggaaaacaaaaaaacaagCAACAGTGAGCAAAAGCTCTGCAGAGTCTGAATATAGAAGTTTATCATACACTACTTCTGAACTAGTATGGCTGTCTTCATTACTCCAAGACTTGGGTGTTTCTGTGCCAGAGCCTATCCCTCTTTATTGTGATAACAAGGCTGCATTACATATTTCTGAGAATCCAGTATTTCATGAACGGACAAAGCATCTTAGCATTGACTGTCACTTTGTCCGTGATAAACAAGAGCAAGGTTTTCTGAGTACAAAGTATGTCAAGACTACTCTACAGCTGGCTGATCTAATGACGAAACCTCTTGGCACTGCTCAGCAAAATTTCCTGTCCTCTAAGCTGGGATTAGTTATACAACATAATCCAGCTTAAGGGGGGAATATAGGAATATAGAAGTTAGTTAGAAGAATTAGTTGGAGTCGGTTAATACACTAACTACTCCTAACAACTATGGTTAGTAATTAACTAACTATGGTTAGATAGTTAAGAAGTCTGTTATAAATACTAACAGATTCATTCATTGTAACTACTTTTCATATGTAACAAATTctcaaattaatattacaatctCTTTTACAATAGGCTTTGTTCCTTATACAATTCTTACGTATTCATCATCATATCTTCATCTCTAACTCTTCTTATCTTCATCATCTCTTTACATCTTCATCTTCAATCTTGAAGCTCAATTGTTCACCTATGCTAACAGTCACATAATTCAATATGGTATCAGTATACAGTATGGTGATTCTGGTTTTTCTGGGTCTGTTTCTTGCTTGAATATATCAAGGAATAGAGGTATAATTTCACAAATCGCTTCCGCACTCATTCTCTATAGTTCTTTCCTTCTTTCTTTATACAGTCCTAGTTATTTTCACATCTATTTTCAATCATGCCTGATATATCTTCAACTAAAGTAAATTTCGACTATTATGATGACCCACTGTATTTGTCATCTTCTGATCAACCAAACGCCaccctttcttcttttctctttgaGGGCCATGATTTTATGGGTTGGAAACGTGAGGTTCTTATGTCCTTAGCTGCAAAAAATAAAGATGGTTTGTTAGATGGTAGTTGTCCCATGCCCCCTTCAACTGATAAGCGTCATAAACAATGGAAGAGGTGCGATTTTATGATTATGAGATGGATTTCAAATTCCTTGGATCATAAAATTCGGGAGAATTTTAAGTATGTCAGTTCCTCAAAAGAATTATGGGGTGAACTGGTTGAAAGATTTGGTCAGTCAAATGCTTTGGAGGTTTACCAATTAACCAAGGATTTGGGGGACATTGCACAGGCTAATCTTTCTCTTGTTGAGTACTACAGTAAAATGAAGAACTTATGGGAAACTCTTGATTCAATTGATCCTTTACCATCATGTTCTTGTGGTAAAATCAGTCTGTGTACGTGTGCCTTGGTCAAAAAGATGATTGACAGGGACAACAATGCCAAGATTATTCAATTTCTTATGAACTTGAACAGCAGCTATGATGGAGTTCGCACTCAGATTCTTTCCTTAGAGCCTTTGCCCTCTATTAATAAGATCTTAGCTTTGTTACAAAAGGTGGAGCGGCAAAAGCAGATTACTGAGACTGTCTCTAATTTAGCAGAATCAAGTGCTTATGTTGGTTTCAGGCAGTCTGGTCAAAGCAAAGGTTTTCAGAATACACAGAATGTTGCACCTGGACCTGTCAGTGACAAGCACTCTGATAATTGCAATAGGTTTGGGCATACAAGGGAGACTTGTTTTGGTCTTAACAAATGTCCACACTGCAAGAAGACAGGGCACAATCCTGCTAATTGTTTCTTGATTAGGGGCTTCCCTTCAGATAAAGCAAAGGGTAAAGAGAAAGTTGCTTCTCATAAATCTCATCCTCCACGAAAGGGAGTTAATTCAGCAGATGTCATTCCTGATTCACCTTTGGAAAGTTCCTCTTTGGAAGATACAGAACATCAAGGTTTTAATGTTGCTGCTACTGGTTCTGATGCTATGACTGGGTTCAGTTCTGCAGCTCTGGATGGGATAATTACTTCTGTTGTTGATCAGGTCCTTAAAAGGATATCTGATCAGCAACCCACTTTATCCTCCATTAATTTTGCAGGTCTGATTTCTTCTAACTCTTATGTTTTTACTGCACATAGGTCTGATTTTATGCATGATTGGATAGTTGATACAGATGTCTCGGATCATATGACATATGATTTCTCATTATTGTCTAATGTGCATACTTTCCAAAGACCTGTTAGAGTAGGTTTGCCTGATGGCAGCATTAAGTTAGTTTACAAAATGGGTACTGTAGTTCTAACTGATAAGATTACCTTGCAAAATGTATTTTTTATTCCTGATTTTCAGCAAAATTTACTGTCAGTTAGTAAATTGCTTGACCATAATAAACTGTCTGTGGTGTTTACTTCTACTGATTGTGCTTTTCAGGACCTTTCAAATGATATGGTTGTTGCTAAAGGGAAGAGAGTTGGGGATTTATATCGATTAAATAAACAGCACAAGCCATGTTCTAGGGTTTTGTTAGTTAGAactagggttttttgtcaaacacaacctttaaaaaacttttttttcgaaagaccccctttaaaaaaaagtttgtaaaacacaacctttaataatttttttttttgtaaaacacgacattttggccaGAGTTTAACCACTTGCAATAGGGTGACTTTAAGTCGATATTTGAGGTAGCAAACGAGTTCCATTTTAGGTGTTCTTAGACTCTTTGGAAAGGTGGAAGTACAAGCTTTCCAATGGTTACCAATACGGCGGTGATAGGTGGGTTTATGTGGGTTCTATTGGTATGTAAAGTAAGGTTGGTCAAGGAGTGAATTGGAGAGAGAAACAAATCAGAAAAACACCAATTCACTCCTTGACCAACCTTACTTTACACACTAATAAATCCCGCATAAGCCCACCTATCACCGCCGTATTGATAATGCCGGGAAAACTTGTACTCCCACCTTTTCAACGAGTCTaaaaacacctcaaaccgaccccgtttgctatctcaaacatcgactcaaagtcaccccattgcaagcgttcaaactctagccaaaatgtcgtgtttaacaaaaaaaaaaattattaaaggttgtgtttcacaaactttttttttaaaggtcgtatttggaaaaaaaagttttttaaaggttgtgtttgacaaaaaacccttagAACTATCACAAATGCTGTAATTTCTAAACTTGATTCTATGCTCAGTAATAAGATTTCTCATGTTGGCAATGTAACTCTTCCTGTACTTGATATGGTTCATGCCAGATTAGGTCACATGTCTACTGAGAAACTGAAATTTGTACCTGAATTCAGTAATATAATAAAAAGGGACTCTTTTCATTGCAAATCTTGTGTTATGGCTAAGCATCATAGACTGCCTTTCCCAATTAGTACTAGTAGAGCATCTGCCTGTTTTCATTTGTTGCATATGGATGTTTGGGGTCCTTATAGGACACCTTCATTAACTGGGGCAAAATATTTTCTTACTATCCTAGATGATTATTCTAGGAATACTTGGACTATTCTTTTTCAATCTAAGGATCAAGTATATGGTCTCATAAGGGATTTCTTTGCTTATGTTCATACTCAGTTTCAAGGTGTTATTAAAGCAATAAGATCTGATAATGGTACAGATTTTTTGCAAGAACATTGTGGTACATTGTTTAAATCTAAGGGAATTGTTCACCAAACTAGTATAGTTggcaccccacaacaaaatggtaggGTAGAACGAAAGCATAGACATTTGCTAGAGACTGCTAGAGCTTTAAAATTTCACGCTAACTTGCCTATCAAATTCTGGGGGGATTGTTTGTTGACagcttgatgtgaccataattggcgcatatttagcccccgaattagccttgtttccatgctttttagtgcttatttgggtcatttcttatctttagttctttgttttgcatattctttgagattttgatcccttggtaggaaaggagtaagaatcttgcattttcatggcaaaacgagactaaattgatcgaatttaatgaccaagcatcaaggagagacaagattagaaggcctttgtacatatcatagtagaagagcaaagttgaggaaagatccttgagtccccaaggaaatccccaaggaatttatgaagaaaagggaagaaaagaagaagttactatgctgactgacaatccgagcggattgccagcaatccgtccgtccagcccctgcacaatccgagcgtcccgtgcctgaatccgctcggattccccctcaacaatccgtccggattccccagaatccgctcggattccaccgcccaaatccgtccgtcccgaccttattccgcccggatttcttcacagcacggtttcctcttctccaagctacgaaaagagaagcccttctctcagaaaataccggagtctccttgctccacttaaaaagtgtaattactagtttagcccttagttaaccctaatgtatcctccctaattttcactataaataccccattaggctaattagaggagcatgttcttcttatcaataattagagtagttaatatcaatcaaatctctcttcaatattgtaatcaagtattaatcaagttttaatccaagttttagttctttaatctctcttttgttcatcctttattttgggtaattgaagactatttgggttattattgggagattgacaacctctcaatcaatcatcaagtacttctattatctttgctttattattggaatcattagtaggtataatctcttaatccctttttaattatcgttaattactttcatttattcatcatgtttcattttgttggtatgattgacaaccttgctagcatgatcaacatgataatgagtgagtagtctcttagctagggttaatgggtgattaggggaaaccaacatggggaatgattcatgcttaaattaatatgctttcatgttttatttgcttgcttgttttgatctcaactcatgcacatgttatatttgatgaaatgctaagcctatgaatccttgcatttaccatcatctcctatcttttcaatgagacttgtaagacataacccaactcgaatctcattagaccatgcatgttgttgagtagggaagattaagtcgacttgtaggtgttgtacaatctaatcgattcggctccgggacccaaactttcctaggattgtaagatataacccaactcaatccatcacaacagtaattgcttgcttataatttgagaacatgtttgtatgatcatatcccatgattcccttatgatctcatgacaccctagtgcctttaatcaattgtttacaccccttttattcatcttgcttgtttattttcattgttattctagtttagtaatcttctacatcaacccaatttgtgacaccccttagacaccgctagttacaatagaaatctcatttcaactcccgtcccttgggatccgacctttacttgcctctttactaattgtagagttgcttgttaagctataaattgtgttttgattcgaccgtgaccaacgaccacatctatttatttgtgaatacgaaacggaccgatcacagCTACATACTTAATTAATTTGATGCCTACACCTGTTGTCCAAAGTAAAACTCCATTTGAATTGCTTTTTGGTTCTGAACCTACATATGCAAACTTGAAAGTTTTTGAATGTCTTTGTTATGCCACAATGCCACCTACCTTTACTGATAAATTTGGGAGTAGGGCTAGGGAGTGCATTTTTATAGGATATCCTAATAATAAAAAAGGCTACAAGTTATATGACTTAAAACTGCACAAAGTTTTTATAAGCAGAGATGTTCTTTTTAAGGAACATATCTTCCCATTTCATAAAGACACACATTATGAAGACTTACAGATCACTACTAGTGAGTAGTGATCTGGTTAATCCCGCTACATCATCTATTCCTGTTCCTGTTCCTGTTACTGCAACTGGTACAACAATACCTACCACAGAGGAGATTTCTTTAGAACAATCCACTGAAGTTATTCACAATACTGCAACAAGTTCAGAACAAGGACAAAATGAACAACAGTCTGGGGTTGAGGTTAACTTACGGAGGTCTACTAGACCAAGACAAGTCTCCACTTGGTTGCAAGAGTATCAGTGTAAATTACCTGAACATTCATCAACTGCTGGGACAGTTCAGGCTACTGCTTTTCAGTAAGAAGTTATAACAGCTCTTGAAGACTATCATTCAGAGTATGTGGGGTCTTTGTTTACAGCTATGCAAGAGTATGAACCCTACACTTACAAACAAGCCCAGGTTGATCCCAGGTGGGTTGAGGCTATGCAAGAGTATCATATCTTCATCTCTAACTCTTCTTATCTTCATCATCTCTTTACATCTTCATCTTCAATCTTGAAGCTCAATTGTTCACCTATGCTAACAGTCACATAATTCAATATGCTCCTCGTCACCCAGCGTGTAAAGAGTCTGCAACATAACATTTTATTTTAATAGTATGAGCGTTAAAAATATGTTTCCATTTTCAATGAACCTGAAGACTCGCTATGTTCTGTGACTCCAGATGGATTCTAATAGACTCGCTATGCAAAATAATGTACGGGTCATCAATACTAAACCAGTCAACCTCTATGTGCTGCAAGCTAACAAAGTGTTAGGCTTCATAAATCCGACCCCCTACCTCGCCACTAGTGAGATCCGAAGTGGGATTATgttgtaaacttgtaatatgTGGCCAATATAAATCATAGATATAAATAACACATACCTTTTGTGAGTCCATTTCAAAATATAATTTTGTGGCTTTATAGGCAGCGGCTTTTAGAAGTTCACGGTCATACTCGACCGAATCATCACTAGCATCATAATAATCATATGTATTGCACTTAAAGCTTAGTTCTGCTTGGATCAAAGAGCACGAATATTTCCACGACGGAACAATTTTAACACCGATATTTGAATTGAGAGTTAAATATGCCAGATTAGGGGCATCAATCTCAAATGTACCGCGTAGAAACCAGCACCAATGTACTGTTAAAACTTTGATTATTCGAGTACGATAGATTGCATGACCATGAGCGTCACATTCGCAATACTCGAGAGTCAATTCTTCAAGCAATTCACAACTAGAAAATAATCTTTCCATAGAATCAAAGTCCATGAATGTGATCCTATCCAGATTAAGAACTTTAAGATTCGGCAACGAGACTGATAGAGGAGTTTGGAATGTATTGTGAAAACATGATATCTTCAGACTTACTAGTGTTTCACACATGAAGCCATCGTGAAAACAATAACTTTGCTTAGAAAGGCTATAATGAAGCTCTTGAACACCCTTTCGTACCGCAACACTAACCCAGCGGTTCAAATCGGAATTATCATAGGTGCATTTACAGAGTAAATTAAATTTCTTAATGGGTGAGATTTGGTGCAATTCCAAAACTTTATCAACAAACAGCTTAAACTTTCGAGTTGCTTCTATAACCTCATATCTTCCCGGAAGACTAAAACACGATGCATCATCAAAAGAAAGACTAGACGTTAAAGTAAAAAGATACCGCCATCTGGTTGATAAAGTACTTGTTCTCACGGCACACCGTGTTGGCAAAAAGGAAAGCAGGTGACCAAGTAGTTCATCAGGTAAACTGCTGATCCTATCCAAACAACAATCCTCACTCATCGGGTCTTCTACATGTTTACTAAGCTTCATAGGTGGTCTCATTGTCGTTAGAGGACTCTACCTGTAATGTAATGCAAGATTATAAGGCTGAAATATCGTATAACCACGCTTGTAAGGTATAACCACCGAGCATACCCATACTCATTCCTTTCCGGCGGAGACGAGAGTTACCACCATTTTACTGACCTAAGAAGTGATGTGTCAAAATGAGAAACGAGTGAAACACGCAAAATGGGACAGAGGATTTCGACCCCTTTCATATTCTAACTCGGACATGCAAAACATTAAATCAAACATAATACACTAATTTCAGCATTTACTGTATGatgaataattaaataatttgATGACTGAAATCACAAGAAAAATCTCATGCAAGTACAGTAATTAAACAATGGAAATCATTAATCCACAATCAAATACTGAACAATCTCAATCACCAATATAACAAGTTATTGAATTTGTGATCATCAATTGCATGCAAGTTGTTGACCTAACATTTGTGATCAATATTTGAAATTAATTGGGTTTTCAGCAAGATTGATCAACATCTTATAATAAGAACAAATTAGACAATAATAGTAAACCCTGAAAAGAAAATTAAGAGACAAATAATATAAATGAGATAAAATTGAAATTACCTTGATTAAGTAATAAGTAGAACACTGAAGTTGGAGGATGTTTTAGGTTGGAATTAATGAAGATGATTTTTCTACTTAAAAAGGTGAAGGTACAACTTGCAAGGTTCTTCTTGTCAACCTGACCATATTTCGTGGCAGATTCTCTTGTTTCCATGAAATTAGACTCTAAGACTATGTTCATCAGTAACATTTGGTactaaaagacaaacaaaaatcacCATAAAGTAATAATTAACAAATGCTTGGAAATAAAAAATCACAACATTGTGTTACCCTGCAACACTAAAGTATGACatttgtgtaagagtgttacaaGAAATATGTCAATAAAGGATGGACAAGTGGCATgataaaatataaaaaataatgaAATGAGAGTGTCACAAGAATGTTATGAATGGAGTAAAAAAAAAGTGAGAATGAATGTTATGAGTTGGAGGAGTGATAAAAAGTCAAAATATTAATTCTTTATTCATAACACTCAAATTATGAATGTTATTGATGTACATAGTCTAATAATCGGGCTAGTCTAGCTTGAGAGAGCACTATTCCTTCTAAGTTTAAGACGGTTAAATATCATCCTATATGTGTATATAGGATAAATCTTTTACTTTCTTCAATGTattttgcttttgtcttattcatCTCATATAAGTATATTTGACCATCTTAAGCTTAAGAAGGATAGTGCCCTTCTTGAGTACTCCCTCATCGCGGTCAATTATTATTCTTTAGTTTTGGTACAAAGACCAATGAAAGAAGAGAAAGTTAATAATTAAATGACaggtggaacaaattgagtgtaaatgatcaaacctttcatcaagttcatttctaaaatagaaaaacaacAATTAACTAAGACCCACGAAATAAAATAGAACAACAAATAACCGCAACAATGTTTAATATCCATTAAACTTATTACTAACAATACTAAGTTGCAATTTAAAACCCAGTCTACGGTTTACTCGTTGTAATACACTGTTGATAATAATCAGGCTAGTCTAAATATCATCTTATATGTGTATATAGGATAAATCTTTTACCTTCTCCAATGTATTTTGTTTTTGTCTTATTCATCTCATAATATTTGACCATCTTAAGTTTAAGAAAGATAGTGCCCTTCTTGAGTACTCCCTCATTGcggtcaattattgtcctttagttttggtacaaagaccaataaaagaagagaaagttAATAATTAAATGACAGGTGGATAAAATTGAGTCTAAATGATCAAATCTTTCATCAAGttcattcctaaaatagaaaaacaacAATTAACTAAGACTCACGAAATAAAATAGAACAACAAATAACCGCAACAAAGTGAACGTGTTTAATATCCATTAAActtacgtaatttattttcgcagtacattttttactcattacagtactttTTGTACCGAACTTTCCATTTGTTTACCCTTCACCAAAAAAACACCAAAACCTAATTAACTCTACCTTCTCTCAATTATTAACAAAAACTCTTTACCTCCTTCAAGAGTACACAAAATTACTCAATTATGAAGATCTGAGCATAGAACACGTATTTAATTCATGTATTCATTGTTGCTAAATGCTAATTAAATCGATTCAATGGAAATGTCGCCGACGATAAT
This sequence is a window from Silene latifolia isolate original U9 population chromosome 8, ASM4854445v1, whole genome shotgun sequence. Protein-coding genes within it:
- the LOC141595509 gene encoding uncharacterized protein LOC141595509, whose amino-acid sequence is MPDISSTKVNFDYYDDPLYLSSSDQPNATLSSFLFEGHDFMGWKREVLMSLAAKNKDGLLDGSCPMPPSTDKRHKQWKRCDFMIMRWISNSLDHKIRENFKYVSSSKELWGELVERFGQSNALEVYQLTKDLGDIAQANLSLVEYYSKMKNLWETLDSIDPLPSCSCGKISLCTCALVKKMIDRDNNAKIIQFLMNLNSSYDGVRTQILSLEPLPSINKILALLQKVERQKQITETVSNLAESSAYVGFRQSGQSKGFQNTQNVAPGPVSDKHSDNCNRFGHTRETCFGLNKCPHCKKTGHNPANCFLIRGFPSDKAKGKEKVASHKSHPPRKGVNSADVIPDSPLESSSLEDTEHQGFNVAATGSDAMTGFSSAALDGIITSVVDQVLKRISDQQPTLSSINFAGLISSNSYVFTAHRSDFMHDWIVDTDVSDHMTYDFSLLSNVHTFQRPVRVGLPDGSIKLVYKMGTVVLTDKITLQNVFFIPDFQQNLLSVSKLLDHNKLSVVFTSTDCAFQDLSNDMVVAKGKRVGDLYRLNKQHKPCSRVFNKISHVGNVTLPVLDMVHARLGHMSTEKLKFVPEFSNIIKRDSFHCKSCVMAKHHRLPFPISTSRASACFHLLHMDVWGPYRTPSLTGAKYFLTILDDYSRNTWTILFQSKDQVYGLIRDFFAYVHTQFQGVIKAIRSDNGTDFLQEHCGTLFKSKGIVHQTSIVGTPQQNGRVERKHRHLLETARALKFHANLPIKFWGDCLLTA
- the LOC141594465 gene encoding putative F-box/FBD/LRR-repeat protein At3g59240 isoform X2, translating into MRPPMKLSKHVEDPMSEDCCLDRISSLPDELLGHLLSFLPTRCAVRTSTLSTRWRYLFTLTSSLSFDDASCFSLPGRYEVIEATRKFKLFVDKVLELHQISPIKKFNLLCKCTYDNSDLNRWVSVAVRKGVQELHYSLSKQSYCFHDGFMCETLVSLKISCFHNTFQTPLSVSLPNLKVLNLDRITFMDFDSMERLFSSCELLEELTLEYCECDAHGHAIYRTRIIKVLTVHWCWFLRGTFEIDAPNLAYLTLNSNIGVKIVPSWKYSCSLIQAELSFKCNTYDYYDASDDSVEYDRELLKAAAYKATKLYFEMDSQKTLYTLGDEEHIELCDC
- the LOC141594465 gene encoding putative F-box/FBD/LRR-repeat protein At3g59240 isoform X1, which produces MRPPMKLSKHVEDPMSEDCCLDRISSLPDELLGHLLSFLPTRCAVRTSTLSTRWRYLFTLTSSLSFDDASCFSLPGRYEVIEATRKFKLFVDKVLELHQISPIKKFNLLCKCTYDNSDLNRWVSVAVRKGVQELHYSLSKQSYCFHDGFMCETLVSLKISCFHNTFQTPLSVSLPNLKVLNLDRITFMDFDSMERLFSSCELLEELTLEYCECDAHGHAIYRTRIIKVLTVHWCWFLRGTFEIDAPNLAYLTLNSNIGVKIVPSWKYSCSLIQAELSFKCNTYDYYDASDDSVEYDRELLKAAAYKATKLYFEMDSQKVCVIYIYDLYWPHITSLQHNPTSDLTSGEVGGRIYEA